A genome region from Tolypothrix sp. PCC 7712 includes the following:
- the psbN gene encoding photosystem II reaction center protein PsbN, translating to MEPSVVLIISVAAAVIAITGWGIYISFGPPSKELADPYEDHED from the coding sequence ATGGAACCATCTGTAGTTCTCATCATTTCTGTCGCCGCCGCTGTTATTGCCATCACCGGTTGGGGAATCTATATATCATTTGGGCCTCCTAGTAAAGAATTAGCAGACCCTTATGAAGACCATGAAGATTAA
- a CDS encoding alpha-mannosidase — MTPPVTESHTKLISEAIEQLRSCCQVNLQSTWLYQESDCDITEVTASNLSTWNPVQLNAKGHIAWTTGKQVLWLAQKFVIPQDLQGYLLAGLSLRLALLWWADAAEIYVNGKLVLEGDLFDCSPRVLLSQGVTPGEEFIVALRLVSPGHDNGALVRSLLVYESPDYNRPDAGFVANELAVVQLYLERFASEKLEVLAELVEEITNHRGAENTEKDKEEWETRLLSIRNHVIQSKIQNLKSKIYLLGHAHLDLAWLWPVSETWNAAQHTFESALKLQADFPELIFCHSTPALYAWIEEHRPDLFQAIQQAVAAGRWEVIGATWVEPDLNLIAGESIARQLLYGQRYIEEKFGKLSPIVWVPDSFGFCATLPQFFVNAGVEYFVTQKLQWNDTTKFDYGVFWWRSPDGSEVFSLMSAAIGEGIDPVKMANYAYEWETKTGLKDALWLPGVGDHGGGPTRDMLETAQRWQTSPFFPDLEFTTAEKYLQQIKETISHNHHPVWDDELYLEFHRGCYTTHGDQKRWNRRCEGLLYQAELFASLANISCGVEYPKVEIETAWKQLLFQQFHDILPGSSITQVYVDALPQWQQVEEVGTKILQGSLLAIASHITLPQPPQPNSLPVVVFNSLNWQRSEVISVSLPTTATPNQQWQVYDVSGKELPSQIIESSTLLFFASDIPSVGYRLFWLVPTSSLPSSPQLPSDWVLENEFLRVTVNPNTGDLASVFDKTCQREVLSGAGNQLQGFQDSGQYWDAWNIDPNYAQHPLPPTTLKSIEWLEKGAVQSRLRVVRQLGNSEFCQDYILSVGEPLLKIATTVNWRENHVLVKAAFPLNLEADFATYEIPCGAIRRTTKPKTPAEKAKWEVPALRWADLTEEATAENSPNPNYYGVSLLNDCKYGYDSQPNQLRLTLLRSPNWPNPQADKGFHEFTYALYPHTGSWESAHTVKRGYELNIPLQVIIHPLTTQHSATPVATTEGTSATHWLLSTPTTRSFLNLSADNLILMTLKQAEDDSQQFIVRCYECHGDAAKLSLQSDIGLILGDGVDLLERSTTTEFSSRQENLNIQPWKIASFKMKPGN, encoded by the coding sequence ATGACCCCTCCAGTAACTGAATCTCATACTAAATTAATCTCTGAGGCAATTGAGCAATTACGCTCTTGTTGTCAAGTAAATCTTCAGTCTACCTGGCTATACCAGGAGTCTGACTGTGATATTACTGAGGTTACTGCATCAAATTTGTCCACATGGAACCCCGTGCAGCTAAACGCTAAAGGCCATATTGCTTGGACAACCGGAAAGCAAGTTTTGTGGTTAGCGCAAAAGTTCGTAATTCCCCAAGATTTACAGGGTTATCTCTTAGCTGGGTTATCTTTGCGGTTAGCATTGCTTTGGTGGGCAGATGCTGCTGAGATTTATGTAAATGGGAAGTTAGTACTGGAGGGAGATTTATTTGATTGTTCGCCGAGAGTGCTGTTGAGTCAAGGGGTAACGCCAGGTGAAGAATTTATTGTGGCTTTGCGGCTGGTGAGTCCGGGACATGATAATGGTGCGTTAGTGCGATCGCTCCTTGTTTACGAATCTCCTGATTATAATCGTCCGGATGCGGGTTTTGTCGCGAATGAGTTGGCTGTGGTACAGCTTTATTTGGAACGGTTTGCGTCAGAAAAGTTAGAGGTTTTGGCGGAGTTGGTAGAAGAGATAACGAACCATCGAGGCGCAGAGAACACAGAGAAAGATAAGGAAGAGTGGGAAACACGTCTCTTGTCTATTCGTAATCATGTTATTCAATCTAAAATCCAAAATCTAAAATCTAAAATCTATTTGTTGGGTCATGCTCATTTAGATTTAGCATGGCTATGGCCTGTGAGTGAAACCTGGAATGCAGCACAGCATACTTTTGAATCAGCGCTAAAGTTACAAGCAGATTTTCCAGAGTTAATTTTTTGCCATTCCACACCAGCACTTTATGCTTGGATTGAAGAACATCGCCCCGATTTATTTCAAGCAATTCAACAAGCTGTAGCGGCTGGACGTTGGGAAGTTATTGGTGCTACGTGGGTGGAACCAGACTTAAATTTAATTGCTGGTGAATCCATTGCCCGTCAGCTATTGTATGGTCAACGCTATATAGAAGAGAAATTCGGTAAGCTGTCGCCTATCGTTTGGGTTCCTGATAGTTTTGGTTTCTGTGCAACTTTACCGCAGTTTTTCGTCAACGCTGGGGTGGAATATTTTGTTACCCAGAAGCTACAGTGGAACGATACTACTAAATTTGATTATGGGGTTTTTTGGTGGCGATCGCCTGATGGTAGTGAAGTATTTAGTTTGATGTCTGCAGCTATTGGTGAAGGTATCGACCCCGTGAAGATGGCAAATTATGCCTATGAGTGGGAAACTAAAACTGGGTTAAAAGATGCCCTTTGGCTCCCTGGTGTCGGCGATCATGGCGGCGGCCCTACCCGTGATATGTTAGAAACTGCCCAACGCTGGCAAACTTCGCCTTTTTTCCCAGATTTAGAATTTACTACCGCAGAAAAATATCTCCAGCAAATAAAAGAAACTATAAGTCACAACCACCACCCTGTCTGGGACGATGAACTTTACTTAGAATTCCATCGCGGTTGTTACACTACCCACGGGGATCAGAAACGTTGGAATCGGCGTTGTGAAGGCTTATTGTACCAAGCTGAATTGTTTGCGAGTTTGGCAAATATTAGCTGTGGTGTGGAATATCCCAAAGTAGAAATTGAAACAGCTTGGAAGCAGCTATTATTTCAGCAGTTTCACGATATTTTGCCTGGTTCTTCCATTACTCAAGTGTATGTTGATGCCCTACCGCAATGGCAGCAAGTGGAAGAAGTAGGAACGAAGATATTACAAGGATCATTATTAGCGATCGCATCTCACATTACCCTACCACAACCACCACAACCCAATAGTTTGCCTGTGGTTGTATTCAATTCTTTGAATTGGCAACGTTCTGAGGTTATTTCTGTCAGCTTACCCACAACGGCAACACCTAACCAACAATGGCAAGTGTACGATGTTTCTGGAAAGGAACTGCCATCACAAATTATTGAATCATCAACTCTGCTATTTTTCGCCAGCGATATTCCATCTGTTGGTTATCGTCTATTTTGGCTTGTCCCTACTTCCTCCCTTCCTTCCTCACCGCAGCTTCCATCTGACTGGGTGCTGGAAAATGAATTTCTCCGAGTTACTGTGAACCCCAACACCGGAGATTTAGCTAGTGTGTTTGACAAAACTTGCCAACGGGAAGTCTTAAGTGGTGCAGGTAATCAACTACAAGGTTTTCAAGATAGCGGCCAATATTGGGATGCTTGGAATATCGACCCTAATTATGCCCAACATCCCCTACCGCCAACTACTCTCAAATCAATTGAGTGGCTAGAAAAAGGTGCGGTGCAAAGTCGTTTACGAGTGGTGCGCCAGTTGGGTAACTCGGAATTTTGCCAAGACTATATATTGTCAGTGGGAGAACCCTTACTCAAAATTGCCACGACTGTAAATTGGCGAGAAAATCATGTATTGGTAAAAGCAGCTTTCCCTCTCAACCTCGAAGCAGACTTTGCTACTTATGAAATTCCCTGTGGCGCAATTCGCCGCACAACCAAACCGAAAACCCCCGCAGAAAAAGCTAAGTGGGAAGTCCCTGCTTTGCGTTGGGCTGATTTAACTGAGGAAGCGACAGCAGAAAATTCACCAAACCCAAATTATTACGGTGTCAGTTTGCTGAATGATTGTAAATACGGTTATGACAGCCAACCTAATCAATTACGCCTGACGCTATTACGCAGCCCTAACTGGCCGAATCCCCAAGCAGACAAAGGTTTTCACGAATTTACCTATGCTTTATACCCTCACACTGGTAGCTGGGAATCAGCCCATACTGTTAAACGTGGCTATGAGTTGAACATCCCACTCCAAGTAATTATTCACCCACTCACAACTCAGCACTCAGCAACGCCAGTTGCTACAACGGAGGGAACCTCCGCAACGCACTGGCTCCTCAGCACTCCCACTACAAGGAGTTTCCTGAATTTATCGGCTGATAACTTAATCTTGATGACACTCAAGCAAGCTGAAGACGATTCCCAGCAATTCATTGTGCGTTGTTATGAATGTCACGGAGATGCAGCCAAGTTATCTTTGCAAAGTGATATTGGCTTAATTTTAGGAGATGGTGTAGATTTATTGGAGCGTTCTACAACTACAGAATTCTCATCTCGCCAGGAAAACCTCAATATACAGCCTTGGAAAATCGCTAGTTTTAAAATGAAACCAGGGAATTAA
- the ltrA gene encoding group II intron reverse transcriptase/maturase, whose amino-acid sequence MSNTSLKTTAEWNTIPWRKLERSVYKLQKRIYQASQRGDTKAVRKLQKTLMRSWSGKALAVRKVTQDNQGKKAAGIDGVKSLKPSARLTLVMNMKLNHKVKATRRVWIPKPGNVEKRPLGIPTMQDRATQSLVKLALEPEWEAKFEPNSYGFRPGRNAHDAREAIFNSIRYSNKWVLDADISKCFDKINHEKLLTKINTFPTMRRQIKAWLKAGVLDNGHFSETTEGTPQGGVISPLLANIALHGLEKLVKEFAASQRGGKVKNQNSISLIRYADDFVILAPNKTQIIVLKEIVKTWLAEMGLELNPNKTRIVSTFKSSEIFASQEVGFNFLGFNVKQYKVGKNDSGKLSNGKKLGYKTLIKPSVKSVKKHYDDIARIIDNHKNAAQETLISKLNPVIRGWVNYYSTSVSKEIFSKLSHLIYQKLKRWGKRRHPDKSNVWVTKKYWHTVGGDNWVFAATKNGEITMRLFKHSQKEIVRHVKVKGDASPFDGNLKYWSSRKGENPLVPKRVAILLKKQKGKCSHCGLYFREDDLIEIDHIIPKSQGGKDVYDNLQALHRHCHDVKTATDNSYNQPKSDTEINVMW is encoded by the coding sequence ATGTCTAATACGAGTTTAAAGACTACGGCGGAATGGAATACGATACCCTGGCGAAAGTTAGAACGTAGCGTATACAAGCTTCAGAAAAGAATATACCAAGCTTCTCAACGTGGTGATACTAAGGCAGTCCGCAAACTCCAAAAAACCCTGATGAGGTCTTGGTCTGGAAAAGCTCTTGCAGTAAGAAAAGTCACCCAAGATAACCAAGGAAAGAAGGCAGCAGGTATTGACGGTGTAAAATCCCTTAAACCATCAGCCAGACTCACTTTGGTAATGAATATGAAGCTTAACCATAAGGTAAAAGCAACTCGTAGAGTATGGATTCCAAAACCCGGAAACGTTGAAAAACGACCACTAGGAATACCCACAATGCAAGATAGAGCAACTCAATCGCTTGTCAAACTGGCATTAGAACCAGAATGGGAGGCAAAATTTGAGCCCAATAGTTACGGTTTCAGACCCGGACGCAATGCCCATGATGCAAGAGAAGCAATATTTAATAGTATCAGATACTCAAACAAATGGGTATTAGATGCTGATATTTCAAAATGCTTCGATAAAATAAACCACGAAAAACTATTGACCAAAATTAACACATTCCCGACCATGAGGAGGCAAATAAAAGCATGGTTGAAAGCAGGAGTACTAGACAATGGTCATTTCTCAGAAACTACTGAGGGAACGCCACAAGGCGGTGTAATATCTCCACTATTAGCCAATATTGCCTTACATGGGCTAGAAAAGCTAGTAAAGGAGTTTGCAGCCAGCCAGAGAGGAGGAAAGGTGAAGAATCAGAACAGTATATCCCTAATTAGATATGCAGACGATTTTGTGATTCTTGCCCCCAATAAAACTCAAATAATAGTACTCAAAGAAATAGTAAAAACGTGGTTAGCAGAAATGGGACTGGAATTAAACCCTAACAAAACCCGTATAGTTTCGACTTTCAAAAGCTCAGAGATATTCGCCTCGCAAGAAGTAGGATTTAATTTCCTCGGTTTCAATGTGAAACAATACAAAGTGGGAAAGAATGACTCTGGAAAATTATCGAACGGTAAAAAGTTAGGGTATAAAACACTCATCAAGCCTAGTGTAAAATCAGTAAAGAAACACTACGATGACATAGCAAGAATAATCGATAATCACAAAAATGCTGCACAAGAAACACTAATAAGTAAACTTAACCCTGTAATCAGGGGATGGGTTAACTATTACTCAACATCAGTGAGTAAAGAGATATTCTCAAAGCTAAGTCATCTAATATATCAGAAGCTGAAACGCTGGGGAAAACGTCGTCACCCTGACAAGTCTAATGTATGGGTAACCAAGAAATATTGGCATACAGTAGGTGGCGATAACTGGGTATTCGCAGCAACAAAGAACGGAGAAATCACAATGAGGCTATTCAAACACTCACAAAAAGAAATTGTGAGACACGTAAAAGTAAAAGGTGATGCCTCACCGTTCGATGGGAACTTAAAATATTGGAGTTCAAGAAAGGGCGAAAATCCCTTAGTACCTAAAAGAGTAGCAATACTACTTAAAAAGCAAAAGGGGAAATGCTCTCATTGCGGATTGTACTTTAGAGAAGATGACCTAATCGAGATTGACCATATCATTCCTAAATCGCAAGGTGGAAAGGATGTATACGACAATCTGCAAGCATTACATAGGCATTGTCACGACGTTAAAACTGCCACTGACAACTCTTATAATCAACCTAAGAGCGATACAGAAATAAATGTGATGTGGTAG
- a CDS encoding DUF3611 family protein: MQTETEARSLAPAVQGIANTLRLTGWITFWVQLGLAVVSGLSLLFAATGRGFSDQPNAGLGMGIFWAAAGIIVLLFSIYWNFRYTRLGKRLANPNPALHPSKADTVSAIRLGLIAALIGILLTLLGAGATLGVLVAKSISQPPGVAITDPYKIIRALDVFVAVANINGIAAHFVGTVASLWLLERVHQH; this comes from the coding sequence ATGCAAACCGAAACAGAAGCGCGATCGCTCGCACCAGCAGTTCAAGGAATCGCTAATACTCTTCGTCTTACAGGCTGGATTACCTTCTGGGTACAGTTGGGATTAGCTGTGGTTTCTGGCTTATCTTTGTTGTTTGCGGCGACAGGCCGAGGTTTTAGCGATCAACCAAATGCAGGCCTTGGGATGGGCATATTTTGGGCTGCAGCTGGAATTATTGTGTTATTATTCAGCATCTATTGGAATTTTCGTTACACACGCCTAGGTAAGCGTTTAGCAAATCCTAATCCGGCTCTACATCCCAGCAAAGCAGATACAGTGAGTGCAATTCGCCTGGGACTGATCGCCGCTTTAATCGGCATACTTTTAACTCTTTTGGGTGCTGGTGCAACTTTAGGCGTATTAGTGGCAAAATCTATCTCCCAACCTCCCGGAGTCGCCATCACCGACCCTTATAAAATTATCCGCGCCCTTGATGTCTTTGTAGCGGTAGCAAACATCAATGGCATTGCGGCTCACTTTGTTGGTACTGTTGCTTCGCTATGGCTATTAGAACGAGTGCATCAACACTAA
- a CDS encoding PP2C family protein-serine/threonine phosphatase, which yields MSQLPSQPTDSNNGATTDVTPVVALKELVARLHREQNKIQDLLSSLGFALRSFNNLNQFLELIPLMATRVTDGDGSALFLYKPNGQVRLEQLHWQDSGQRRNIRKALETATSQITLLQNSAPLATATGMLDDQMHRYLGPDVQIFGTAILVKHTERGWLYVLSRDPEYSWTETRQKLVRLVADQTAVAIENDELAVELRKKERLDQELEIGAEIQRRLLPRQCPAIPGAALAARCKPANRVGGDYYDFIATNQNQINSNHTSGLETGSWGLVIGDVMGKGVPAGLIMTMMRGMLRGEVLHGNSPSRILQNLNRVMYADLENSHRFVTLFYSEYNPETRILSYSNAAHNPPLWWHAATKTVSRLDTLGMLIGLDANSQYEDAQAQLEPGDTIIYYTDGLTDAAAAGGDRFDEENFVASFSAACRYCDGPEEIVDYLFDQVQQFIGDEKQNTDDMTLVVLQIE from the coding sequence GTGTCTCAACTGCCCTCTCAACCCACTGATAGTAATAATGGTGCGACAACGGATGTCACTCCAGTTGTTGCATTGAAAGAACTCGTGGCAAGGCTGCACCGGGAACAGAACAAAATTCAGGATTTGTTAAGTTCTTTAGGATTTGCCCTCAGAAGTTTTAATAATTTAAATCAATTTTTGGAATTGATACCGCTGATGGCAACCAGAGTTACAGATGGGGATGGCAGCGCCCTATTTCTTTACAAACCAAATGGTCAAGTCAGATTAGAACAATTACACTGGCAAGACAGTGGTCAGCGTCGGAATATTCGTAAAGCTTTAGAAACAGCAACTAGTCAAATTACACTTTTACAAAATAGTGCCCCACTAGCAACCGCCACGGGAATGTTAGACGATCAGATGCATCGTTATTTGGGGCCAGATGTACAAATATTTGGCACTGCTATTTTAGTGAAGCATACAGAAAGGGGATGGCTTTATGTTTTAAGCCGTGACCCTGAATATAGCTGGACAGAAACTAGACAAAAGTTAGTCCGGCTAGTTGCAGATCAAACTGCTGTGGCTATTGAAAACGATGAACTAGCAGTAGAACTAAGAAAGAAAGAACGTTTAGATCAAGAATTAGAAATTGGCGCAGAAATTCAACGCCGATTGCTACCACGCCAATGTCCTGCAATTCCTGGTGCTGCCTTAGCTGCACGTTGTAAACCTGCTAATCGTGTGGGTGGAGATTACTACGATTTTATTGCTACCAATCAAAATCAAATTAATTCCAATCATACAAGTGGTTTAGAAACTGGTTCTTGGGGTTTAGTAATTGGGGATGTGATGGGGAAAGGAGTCCCTGCAGGCCTAATTATGACGATGATGCGAGGAATGCTGAGGGGAGAAGTATTACACGGTAATTCTCCATCGCGGATCTTGCAAAATTTAAATAGAGTCATGTATGCGGATTTAGAAAATTCGCACCGTTTCGTGACGCTATTTTATTCAGAATATAATCCCGAAACCCGAATTTTATCTTATAGTAATGCTGCACATAATCCGCCTTTATGGTGGCACGCAGCCACAAAAACTGTATCTCGGTTAGATACCTTGGGGATGCTGATTGGTTTAGATGCCAACAGCCAATATGAAGATGCCCAGGCACAATTAGAACCTGGAGATACGATTATTTATTATACAGATGGCTTAACAGATGCCGCCGCCGCTGGAGGCGATCGCTTTGATGAAGAAAACTTCGTTGCTTCCTTCAGCGCTGCTTGTCGGTATTGTGATGGGCCAGAAGAAATAGTTGATTATTTGTTTGACCAAGTTCAACAATTCATCGGTGATGAAAAACAAAATACTGATGACATGACTTTGGTTGTTTTACAAATAGAATAG